The following proteins are encoded in a genomic region of Struthio camelus isolate bStrCam1 chromosome 3, bStrCam1.hap1, whole genome shotgun sequence:
- the SYNCRIP gene encoding heterogeneous nuclear ribonucleoprotein Q isoform X2 — MATEHVNGNGTEEPMDTSAAVTHSEHFQTLLDAGLPQKVAEKLDEIYVAGLVAHSDLDERAIEALKEFNEEGALAVLQQFKDSDLSHVQNKSAFLCGVMKTYRQREKQGTKVADSSKGPDESKIKALLERTGYTLDVTTGQRKYGGPPPESVYSGQQPSVGTEIFVGKIPRDLFEDELVPLFEKAGPIWDLRLMMDPLTGLNRGYAFVTFCTKEAAQEAVKLYNNHEIRSGKHIGVCISVANNRLFVGSIPKSKTKEQIVEEFSKVTEGLTDVILYHQPDDKKKNRGFCFLEYEDHKTAAQARRRLMSGKVKVWGNVVTVEWADPIEDPDPEVMAKVKVLFVRNLANTVTEEILEKAFSQFGKLERVKKLKDYAFIHFDERDGAVKAMEEMNGKDLEGENIEIVFAKPPDQKRKERKAQRQAAKNQMYDDYYYYGPPHMPPPTRGRGRGGRGGYGYPPDYYGYEDYYDYYGYDYHNYRGGYEDPYYGYEDFQVGARGRGGRGARGAAPSRGRGAAPPRGRAGYAQRGGPGSARGVRGARGGAQQQRGRGVRGARGGRGGNVGGKRKADGYNQPDSKRRQTNNQNWGSQPIAQQPLQAGKRGRGRS; from the exons ATGGCTACTGAACATGTTAATGGGAATGGTACTGAAGAGCCCATGGATACTTCTGCTGCAGTTACCCATTCTGAGCATTTCCAGACATTGCTTGATGCTGGTTTACCACAGAAAGTTGCTGAAAAACTAGATGAAATTTACGTTGCAG gGCTAGTTGCACATAGTGATCTAGATGAAAGAGCTATTGAAGCTTTAAAGGAATTTAATGAAGAAGGTGCATTGGCAGTCCTTCAGCAGTTTAAAGACAGTGATCTCTCACATGTTCAG AACAAAAGTGCCTTTTTATGTGGAGTAATGAAGACATACAGGCAGAGGGAAAAACAGGGGACCAAGGTGGCAGATTCTAGCAAAGGACCAGATGAGTCAAAAATTAAG GCACTCTTGGAGAGAACAGGCTACACTCTTGATGTCACTACTGGACAGAGAAAGTATGGTGGACCTCCTCCAGAATCTGTATATTCAGGGCAACAACCTTCTGTTGGTACAGAG ATATTTGTGGGCAAGATTCCAAGAGACTTATTTGAAGATGAGCTTGTACCGTTATTTGAGAAAGCTGGCCCTATATGGGATCTTCGCTTAATGATGGATCCATTAACTGGTCTAAATAGAGGATATGCTTTTGTCACTTTTTGTACTAAAGAGGCAGCTCAGGAGGCTGTTAAACTG taCAACAATCATGAAATTCGTTCTGGAAAACACATTGGTGTATGCATCTCTGTTGCCAATAATAGGCTTTTTGTTGGTTCTATTCCCAAGAGTAAAACCAAGGAGCAAATTGTTGAAGAGTTTAGCAAAGTAACAG AGGGTCTTACAGATGTCATATTGTATCATCAACCTGATGACAAGAAAAAGAACAGGGGTTTCTGTTTCCTTGAATACGAAGATCACAAAACTGCTGCTCAGGCCAGACGTAGGTTAATGAGTGGCAAAGTGAAAGTCTGGGGAAACGTTGTTACAGTTGAATGGGCTGACCCTATAGAAGATCCAGATCCTGAAGTCATGGCAAAG GTAAAAGTTTTGTTTGTACGCAATCTTGCCAATACTGTAACAGAGGAGATACTAGAAAAGGCCTTCAGTCAGTTTGGCAAGCTAGAACGAGTGAAGAAGCTAAAAGACTatgctttcattcattttgatgAACGGGATGGTGCTGTAAAG GCAATGGAAGAAATGAATGGCAAAGATTTAGAGGGAGAAAACATTGAAATTGTTTTTGCTAAGCCACCAgatcaaaaaaggaaagaacggAAAGCTCAGAGACAAGCGGCTAAAAATCAGAT gtaTGATGATTACTACTATTATGGTCCACCTCATATGCCCCCTCCAACAAGAGGTCGAGGCCGAGGAGGTAGAGGTGGTTATGGATATCCCCCTGACTATTATGGATATGAagattattatgattattatggCTATGACTACCATAACTATCGTGGTGGATATGAAGATCCTTACTATGGTTATGAAGATTTTCAAGTTGGAGCTAGAGGAAGGGGTGGTAGAGGAGCAAGGGGTGCTGCTCCATCCAGAGGTCGCGGGGCTGCTCCTCCCCGTGGCAGAGCCGGTTATGCACAGAGAGGTGGTCCTGGATCAGCAAGAGGCGTTCGTGGTGCGAGAGGAGGTGCCCAGCAACAAAGAGGCCGCGGGGTACGTGGTGCGAGGGGTGGCCGCGGTGGAAATGTAGGAGGAAAGCGCAAAGCTGATGGGTACAACCAGCCAGATTCCAAGCGGCGCCAGACCAATAATCAGAACTGGGGCTCCCAACCCATTGCTCAGCAACCGCTCCAAG CAGGGAAAAGGGGTCGAGGCCGGTCCTGA
- the SYNCRIP gene encoding heterogeneous nuclear ribonucleoprotein Q isoform X3 translates to MATEHVNGNGTEEPMDTSAAVTHSEHFQTLLDAGLPQKVAEKLDEIYVAGLVAHSDLDERAIEALKEFNEEGALAVLQQFKDSDLSHVQNKSAFLCGVMKTYRQREKQGTKVADSSKGPDESKIKALLERTGYTLDVTTGQRKYGGPPPESVYSGQQPSVGTEIFVGKIPRDLFEDELVPLFEKAGPIWDLRLMMDPLTGLNRGYAFVTFCTKEAAQEAVKLYNNHEIRSGKHIGVCISVANNRLFVGSIPKSKTKEQIVEEFSKVTEGLTDVILYHQPDDKKKNRGFCFLEYEDHKTAAQARRRLMSGKVKVWGNVVTVEWADPIEDPDPEVMAKVKVLFVRNLANTVTEEILEKAFSQFGKLERVKKLKDYAFIHFDERDGAVKAMEEMNGKDLEGENIEIVFAKPPDQKRKERKAQRQAAKNQMYDDYYYYGPPHMPPPTRGRGRGGRGGYGYPPDYYGYEDYYDYYGYDYHNYRGGYEDPYYGYEDFQVGARGRGGRGARGAAPSRGRGAAPPRGRAGYAQRGGPGSARGVRGARGGAQQQRGRGQGKGVEAGPDLLQ, encoded by the exons ATGGCTACTGAACATGTTAATGGGAATGGTACTGAAGAGCCCATGGATACTTCTGCTGCAGTTACCCATTCTGAGCATTTCCAGACATTGCTTGATGCTGGTTTACCACAGAAAGTTGCTGAAAAACTAGATGAAATTTACGTTGCAG gGCTAGTTGCACATAGTGATCTAGATGAAAGAGCTATTGAAGCTTTAAAGGAATTTAATGAAGAAGGTGCATTGGCAGTCCTTCAGCAGTTTAAAGACAGTGATCTCTCACATGTTCAG AACAAAAGTGCCTTTTTATGTGGAGTAATGAAGACATACAGGCAGAGGGAAAAACAGGGGACCAAGGTGGCAGATTCTAGCAAAGGACCAGATGAGTCAAAAATTAAG GCACTCTTGGAGAGAACAGGCTACACTCTTGATGTCACTACTGGACAGAGAAAGTATGGTGGACCTCCTCCAGAATCTGTATATTCAGGGCAACAACCTTCTGTTGGTACAGAG ATATTTGTGGGCAAGATTCCAAGAGACTTATTTGAAGATGAGCTTGTACCGTTATTTGAGAAAGCTGGCCCTATATGGGATCTTCGCTTAATGATGGATCCATTAACTGGTCTAAATAGAGGATATGCTTTTGTCACTTTTTGTACTAAAGAGGCAGCTCAGGAGGCTGTTAAACTG taCAACAATCATGAAATTCGTTCTGGAAAACACATTGGTGTATGCATCTCTGTTGCCAATAATAGGCTTTTTGTTGGTTCTATTCCCAAGAGTAAAACCAAGGAGCAAATTGTTGAAGAGTTTAGCAAAGTAACAG AGGGTCTTACAGATGTCATATTGTATCATCAACCTGATGACAAGAAAAAGAACAGGGGTTTCTGTTTCCTTGAATACGAAGATCACAAAACTGCTGCTCAGGCCAGACGTAGGTTAATGAGTGGCAAAGTGAAAGTCTGGGGAAACGTTGTTACAGTTGAATGGGCTGACCCTATAGAAGATCCAGATCCTGAAGTCATGGCAAAG GTAAAAGTTTTGTTTGTACGCAATCTTGCCAATACTGTAACAGAGGAGATACTAGAAAAGGCCTTCAGTCAGTTTGGCAAGCTAGAACGAGTGAAGAAGCTAAAAGACTatgctttcattcattttgatgAACGGGATGGTGCTGTAAAG GCAATGGAAGAAATGAATGGCAAAGATTTAGAGGGAGAAAACATTGAAATTGTTTTTGCTAAGCCACCAgatcaaaaaaggaaagaacggAAAGCTCAGAGACAAGCGGCTAAAAATCAGAT gtaTGATGATTACTACTATTATGGTCCACCTCATATGCCCCCTCCAACAAGAGGTCGAGGCCGAGGAGGTAGAGGTGGTTATGGATATCCCCCTGACTATTATGGATATGAagattattatgattattatggCTATGACTACCATAACTATCGTGGTGGATATGAAGATCCTTACTATGGTTATGAAGATTTTCAAGTTGGAGCTAGAGGAAGGGGTGGTAGAGGAGCAAGGGGTGCTGCTCCATCCAGAGGTCGCGGGGCTGCTCCTCCCCGTGGCAGAGCCGGTTATGCACAGAGAGGTGGTCCTGGATCAGCAAGAGGCGTTCGTGGTGCGAGAGGAGGTGCCCAGCAACAAAGAGGCCGCGGG CAGGGAAAAGGGGTCGAGGCCGGTCCTGACCTGTTACAATGA
- the SYNCRIP gene encoding heterogeneous nuclear ribonucleoprotein Q isoform X1 → MATEHVNGNGTEEPMDTSAAVTHSEHFQTLLDAGLPQKVAEKLDEIYVAGLVAHSDLDERAIEALKEFNEEGALAVLQQFKDSDLSHVQNKSAFLCGVMKTYRQREKQGTKVADSSKGPDESKIKALLERTGYTLDVTTGQRKYGGPPPESVYSGQQPSVGTEIFVGKIPRDLFEDELVPLFEKAGPIWDLRLMMDPLTGLNRGYAFVTFCTKEAAQEAVKLYNNHEIRSGKHIGVCISVANNRLFVGSIPKSKTKEQIVEEFSKVTEGLTDVILYHQPDDKKKNRGFCFLEYEDHKTAAQARRRLMSGKVKVWGNVVTVEWADPIEDPDPEVMAKVKVLFVRNLANTVTEEILEKAFSQFGKLERVKKLKDYAFIHFDERDGAVKAMEEMNGKDLEGENIEIVFAKPPDQKRKERKAQRQAAKNQMYDDYYYYGPPHMPPPTRGRGRGGRGGYGYPPDYYGYEDYYDYYGYDYHNYRGGYEDPYYGYEDFQVGARGRGGRGARGAAPSRGRGAAPPRGRAGYAQRGGPGSARGVRGARGGAQQQRGRGVRGARGGRGGNVGGKRKADGYNQPDSKRRQTNNQNWGSQPIAQQPLQGGDHSGNYGYKSENQEFYQDSFGQQWK, encoded by the exons ATGGCTACTGAACATGTTAATGGGAATGGTACTGAAGAGCCCATGGATACTTCTGCTGCAGTTACCCATTCTGAGCATTTCCAGACATTGCTTGATGCTGGTTTACCACAGAAAGTTGCTGAAAAACTAGATGAAATTTACGTTGCAG gGCTAGTTGCACATAGTGATCTAGATGAAAGAGCTATTGAAGCTTTAAAGGAATTTAATGAAGAAGGTGCATTGGCAGTCCTTCAGCAGTTTAAAGACAGTGATCTCTCACATGTTCAG AACAAAAGTGCCTTTTTATGTGGAGTAATGAAGACATACAGGCAGAGGGAAAAACAGGGGACCAAGGTGGCAGATTCTAGCAAAGGACCAGATGAGTCAAAAATTAAG GCACTCTTGGAGAGAACAGGCTACACTCTTGATGTCACTACTGGACAGAGAAAGTATGGTGGACCTCCTCCAGAATCTGTATATTCAGGGCAACAACCTTCTGTTGGTACAGAG ATATTTGTGGGCAAGATTCCAAGAGACTTATTTGAAGATGAGCTTGTACCGTTATTTGAGAAAGCTGGCCCTATATGGGATCTTCGCTTAATGATGGATCCATTAACTGGTCTAAATAGAGGATATGCTTTTGTCACTTTTTGTACTAAAGAGGCAGCTCAGGAGGCTGTTAAACTG taCAACAATCATGAAATTCGTTCTGGAAAACACATTGGTGTATGCATCTCTGTTGCCAATAATAGGCTTTTTGTTGGTTCTATTCCCAAGAGTAAAACCAAGGAGCAAATTGTTGAAGAGTTTAGCAAAGTAACAG AGGGTCTTACAGATGTCATATTGTATCATCAACCTGATGACAAGAAAAAGAACAGGGGTTTCTGTTTCCTTGAATACGAAGATCACAAAACTGCTGCTCAGGCCAGACGTAGGTTAATGAGTGGCAAAGTGAAAGTCTGGGGAAACGTTGTTACAGTTGAATGGGCTGACCCTATAGAAGATCCAGATCCTGAAGTCATGGCAAAG GTAAAAGTTTTGTTTGTACGCAATCTTGCCAATACTGTAACAGAGGAGATACTAGAAAAGGCCTTCAGTCAGTTTGGCAAGCTAGAACGAGTGAAGAAGCTAAAAGACTatgctttcattcattttgatgAACGGGATGGTGCTGTAAAG GCAATGGAAGAAATGAATGGCAAAGATTTAGAGGGAGAAAACATTGAAATTGTTTTTGCTAAGCCACCAgatcaaaaaaggaaagaacggAAAGCTCAGAGACAAGCGGCTAAAAATCAGAT gtaTGATGATTACTACTATTATGGTCCACCTCATATGCCCCCTCCAACAAGAGGTCGAGGCCGAGGAGGTAGAGGTGGTTATGGATATCCCCCTGACTATTATGGATATGAagattattatgattattatggCTATGACTACCATAACTATCGTGGTGGATATGAAGATCCTTACTATGGTTATGAAGATTTTCAAGTTGGAGCTAGAGGAAGGGGTGGTAGAGGAGCAAGGGGTGCTGCTCCATCCAGAGGTCGCGGGGCTGCTCCTCCCCGTGGCAGAGCCGGTTATGCACAGAGAGGTGGTCCTGGATCAGCAAGAGGCGTTCGTGGTGCGAGAGGAGGTGCCCAGCAACAAAGAGGCCGCGGGGTACGTGGTGCGAGGGGTGGCCGCGGTGGAAATGTAGGAGGAAAGCGCAAAGCTGATGGGTACAACCAGCCAGATTCCAAGCGGCGCCAGACCAATAATCAGAACTGGGGCTCCCAACCCATTGCTCAGCAACCGCTCCAAGGTGGTGATCATTCTGGTAACTATGGTTACAAATCTGAAAACCAGGAGTTTTATCAGGATTCTTTTGGGCAACAGTGGAAATAG
- the SYNCRIP gene encoding heterogeneous nuclear ribonucleoprotein Q isoform X5, whose amino-acid sequence MKTYRQREKQGTKVADSSKGPDESKIKALLERTGYTLDVTTGQRKYGGPPPESVYSGQQPSVGTEIFVGKIPRDLFEDELVPLFEKAGPIWDLRLMMDPLTGLNRGYAFVTFCTKEAAQEAVKLYNNHEIRSGKHIGVCISVANNRLFVGSIPKSKTKEQIVEEFSKVTEGLTDVILYHQPDDKKKNRGFCFLEYEDHKTAAQARRRLMSGKVKVWGNVVTVEWADPIEDPDPEVMAKVKVLFVRNLANTVTEEILEKAFSQFGKLERVKKLKDYAFIHFDERDGAVKAMEEMNGKDLEGENIEIVFAKPPDQKRKERKAQRQAAKNQMYDDYYYYGPPHMPPPTRGRGRGGRGGYGYPPDYYGYEDYYDYYGYDYHNYRGGYEDPYYGYEDFQVGARGRGGRGARGAAPSRGRGAAPPRGRAGYAQRGGPGSARGVRGARGGAQQQRGRGVRGARGGRGGNVGGKRKADGYNQPDSKRRQTNNQNWGSQPIAQQPLQGGDHSGNYGYKSENQEFYQDSFGQQWK is encoded by the exons ATGAAGACATACAGGCAGAGGGAAAAACAGGGGACCAAGGTGGCAGATTCTAGCAAAGGACCAGATGAGTCAAAAATTAAG GCACTCTTGGAGAGAACAGGCTACACTCTTGATGTCACTACTGGACAGAGAAAGTATGGTGGACCTCCTCCAGAATCTGTATATTCAGGGCAACAACCTTCTGTTGGTACAGAG ATATTTGTGGGCAAGATTCCAAGAGACTTATTTGAAGATGAGCTTGTACCGTTATTTGAGAAAGCTGGCCCTATATGGGATCTTCGCTTAATGATGGATCCATTAACTGGTCTAAATAGAGGATATGCTTTTGTCACTTTTTGTACTAAAGAGGCAGCTCAGGAGGCTGTTAAACTG taCAACAATCATGAAATTCGTTCTGGAAAACACATTGGTGTATGCATCTCTGTTGCCAATAATAGGCTTTTTGTTGGTTCTATTCCCAAGAGTAAAACCAAGGAGCAAATTGTTGAAGAGTTTAGCAAAGTAACAG AGGGTCTTACAGATGTCATATTGTATCATCAACCTGATGACAAGAAAAAGAACAGGGGTTTCTGTTTCCTTGAATACGAAGATCACAAAACTGCTGCTCAGGCCAGACGTAGGTTAATGAGTGGCAAAGTGAAAGTCTGGGGAAACGTTGTTACAGTTGAATGGGCTGACCCTATAGAAGATCCAGATCCTGAAGTCATGGCAAAG GTAAAAGTTTTGTTTGTACGCAATCTTGCCAATACTGTAACAGAGGAGATACTAGAAAAGGCCTTCAGTCAGTTTGGCAAGCTAGAACGAGTGAAGAAGCTAAAAGACTatgctttcattcattttgatgAACGGGATGGTGCTGTAAAG GCAATGGAAGAAATGAATGGCAAAGATTTAGAGGGAGAAAACATTGAAATTGTTTTTGCTAAGCCACCAgatcaaaaaaggaaagaacggAAAGCTCAGAGACAAGCGGCTAAAAATCAGAT gtaTGATGATTACTACTATTATGGTCCACCTCATATGCCCCCTCCAACAAGAGGTCGAGGCCGAGGAGGTAGAGGTGGTTATGGATATCCCCCTGACTATTATGGATATGAagattattatgattattatggCTATGACTACCATAACTATCGTGGTGGATATGAAGATCCTTACTATGGTTATGAAGATTTTCAAGTTGGAGCTAGAGGAAGGGGTGGTAGAGGAGCAAGGGGTGCTGCTCCATCCAGAGGTCGCGGGGCTGCTCCTCCCCGTGGCAGAGCCGGTTATGCACAGAGAGGTGGTCCTGGATCAGCAAGAGGCGTTCGTGGTGCGAGAGGAGGTGCCCAGCAACAAAGAGGCCGCGGGGTACGTGGTGCGAGGGGTGGCCGCGGTGGAAATGTAGGAGGAAAGCGCAAAGCTGATGGGTACAACCAGCCAGATTCCAAGCGGCGCCAGACCAATAATCAGAACTGGGGCTCCCAACCCATTGCTCAGCAACCGCTCCAAGGTGGTGATCATTCTGGTAACTATGGTTACAAATCTGAAAACCAGGAGTTTTATCAGGATTCTTTTGGGCAACAGTGGAAATAG
- the SYNCRIP gene encoding heterogeneous nuclear ribonucleoprotein Q isoform X4 translates to MATEHVNGNGTEEPMDTSAAVTHSEHFQTLLDAGLPQKVAEKLDEIYVAGLVAHSDLDERAIEALKEFNEEGALAVLQQFKDSDLSHVQNKSAFLCGVMKTYRQREKQGTKVADSSKGPDESKIKALLERTGYTLDVTTGQRKYGGPPPESVYSGQQPSVGTEIFVGKIPRDLFEDELVPLFEKAGPIWDLRLMMDPLTGLNRGYAFVTFCTKEAAQEAVKLYNNHEIRSGKHIGVCISVANNRLFVGSIPKSKTKEQIVEEFSKVTEGLTDVILYHQPDDKKKNRGFCFLEYEDHKTAAQARRRLMSGKVKVWGNVVTVEWADPIEDPDPEVMAKVKVLFVRNLANTVTEEILEKAFSQFGKLERVKKLKDYAFIHFDERDGAVKAMEEMNGKDLEGENIEIVFAKPPDQKRKERKAQRQAAKNQMYDDYYYYGPPHMPPPTRGRGRGGRGGYGYPPDYYGYEDYYDYYGYDYHNYRGGYEDPYYGYEDFQVGARGRGGRGARGAAPSRGRGAAPPRGRAGYAQRGGPGSARGVRGARGGAQQQRGRGGKGVEAGPDLLQ, encoded by the exons ATGGCTACTGAACATGTTAATGGGAATGGTACTGAAGAGCCCATGGATACTTCTGCTGCAGTTACCCATTCTGAGCATTTCCAGACATTGCTTGATGCTGGTTTACCACAGAAAGTTGCTGAAAAACTAGATGAAATTTACGTTGCAG gGCTAGTTGCACATAGTGATCTAGATGAAAGAGCTATTGAAGCTTTAAAGGAATTTAATGAAGAAGGTGCATTGGCAGTCCTTCAGCAGTTTAAAGACAGTGATCTCTCACATGTTCAG AACAAAAGTGCCTTTTTATGTGGAGTAATGAAGACATACAGGCAGAGGGAAAAACAGGGGACCAAGGTGGCAGATTCTAGCAAAGGACCAGATGAGTCAAAAATTAAG GCACTCTTGGAGAGAACAGGCTACACTCTTGATGTCACTACTGGACAGAGAAAGTATGGTGGACCTCCTCCAGAATCTGTATATTCAGGGCAACAACCTTCTGTTGGTACAGAG ATATTTGTGGGCAAGATTCCAAGAGACTTATTTGAAGATGAGCTTGTACCGTTATTTGAGAAAGCTGGCCCTATATGGGATCTTCGCTTAATGATGGATCCATTAACTGGTCTAAATAGAGGATATGCTTTTGTCACTTTTTGTACTAAAGAGGCAGCTCAGGAGGCTGTTAAACTG taCAACAATCATGAAATTCGTTCTGGAAAACACATTGGTGTATGCATCTCTGTTGCCAATAATAGGCTTTTTGTTGGTTCTATTCCCAAGAGTAAAACCAAGGAGCAAATTGTTGAAGAGTTTAGCAAAGTAACAG AGGGTCTTACAGATGTCATATTGTATCATCAACCTGATGACAAGAAAAAGAACAGGGGTTTCTGTTTCCTTGAATACGAAGATCACAAAACTGCTGCTCAGGCCAGACGTAGGTTAATGAGTGGCAAAGTGAAAGTCTGGGGAAACGTTGTTACAGTTGAATGGGCTGACCCTATAGAAGATCCAGATCCTGAAGTCATGGCAAAG GTAAAAGTTTTGTTTGTACGCAATCTTGCCAATACTGTAACAGAGGAGATACTAGAAAAGGCCTTCAGTCAGTTTGGCAAGCTAGAACGAGTGAAGAAGCTAAAAGACTatgctttcattcattttgatgAACGGGATGGTGCTGTAAAG GCAATGGAAGAAATGAATGGCAAAGATTTAGAGGGAGAAAACATTGAAATTGTTTTTGCTAAGCCACCAgatcaaaaaaggaaagaacggAAAGCTCAGAGACAAGCGGCTAAAAATCAGAT gtaTGATGATTACTACTATTATGGTCCACCTCATATGCCCCCTCCAACAAGAGGTCGAGGCCGAGGAGGTAGAGGTGGTTATGGATATCCCCCTGACTATTATGGATATGAagattattatgattattatggCTATGACTACCATAACTATCGTGGTGGATATGAAGATCCTTACTATGGTTATGAAGATTTTCAAGTTGGAGCTAGAGGAAGGGGTGGTAGAGGAGCAAGGGGTGCTGCTCCATCCAGAGGTCGCGGGGCTGCTCCTCCCCGTGGCAGAGCCGGTTATGCACAGAGAGGTGGTCCTGGATCAGCAAGAGGCGTTCGTGGTGCGAGAGGAGGTGCCCAGCAACAAAGAGGCCGCGGG GGAAAAGGGGTCGAGGCCGGTCCTGACCTGTTACAATGA